The genome window TCTGCAACCTGAGTCCAAAAAGTCATCGGATTAAACGGCTTGGTAATGACGCCAGCAACTGCCATTTGAGCAAAGCGTTGGCGATCGCCTGGTAATGTTTTAGCTGTGAGCAGTACGATAGGAACAAAGCGGGTTGCTGCATTAGCTTGAATCTGTGTAAAAAACTCAAATCCATCCATATCGGGCATTGATACATCAAGAAGAATTGCATCTAAGAGTTCTGTTTGCGCTTTGAGTAATCCTTCTTGCCCTGATCCAGCTGTTACAGTTGTCCACCCAGCAAACTTTTCTAAGGATATTTGCACAATTCTACCAATGTCTTTGTCATCATCAACAATTAGAATGTGCTTGGTCATACATCTTGCTGCGCGATCGGTAGTGTGAAATAAAATGTACTTCCTTTTCCGAGTTCGCTATTTACCCAGATTTGCCCGCCGTGTTGCTCAACAATTCTTTTACAGATTGCCAATCCTAATCCAATGCCTCTTTTTTGTTGCGCATCTGAAATGTCTACCTGCTGGAACGGTTGGAAAATTGATTCAAGTTTGTCAATAGGAATACCACGCCCTCGATCCTCAACTTTAAAGTGAATATAAGGTACTGGTTTTGATTCTTGTAATTCTGCACTAAGCCAAACTGTACTACCTGCGGGTGAGAATTTAATTGCATTACTTAATAAATTAGTTAATGTTTGGACGATCGCATCGCCTGCTACCTGAATTTGAATTGTCGGAAATATCGTAGAAATTTTAATATTGGCTTCCTGAGCGATGGTTGCAGTACAAGCGATCGCTTGCGCAACGAGATCGGCAACTATGTGTGTTTCGATTGTGAGTGGAACTATACCAGATTCCAAGCGTTTGAGATTGAGAAGATCGTCTAGCAGCCGTACTAAGCGATCGCTGTTATTCACGGCAATTTGCAGTACTTCTTTCACTTGAAGCGGTTCGTCATCTAAAACACCCGCTGCTAGAATTCCTAAAGAACCACGAATTGCCGTCAGAGGCGTGCGCAGTTCGTGACTCACAATCGCGATAAATTCGTCTTTCATGCGAGTAATTTCATGGCGATCGCTAATATCCAAAATTTGAGTAATAAAATAAAGCGGCTGTTGCGCTGCTTTCACTAGGGAGACACTCAAGAGTGTCTGCACGACATCACCTTGCTTGCGTACGTATCTTTTTTCCATTTCGTAGCAGCGAATTTGATCTGTCAACAGCTGTTGTCGGTAGTCTGAATCTGCTTGGCGATCGTCAGGATGAGTAATATCGTCAGAAGTCAGTGCCAAAAGTTCCTCATCGGTATAGCCGACAATTTCACACAGCGTGCGATTCACTTTCAAAAAATGCCCTGTCGGTGATACTAATGCCATACCAATTGGCGCATCATCAAAAGCTTGGCGAAATCGTTGTTCACTTGCTTGTAGTGCTTGTTGTGCCTGATTGCGTTCAGTGAGATCGCGAATGACTACTAACACCTCATCAGTAGTGAGGGGCATAACTCGTCCTTCTTGCCAAAGCGACTGTCCATTGACTACAAGTGGAAACTCATATACTTGCATTTGTTTTGTAGACAAAGCTGCGGCTGCGGCTGCTAGTCTTTGGCGGGCAATGTCTGGTGGTAGCAGATCGCGAATATTGGTTCCAATCAATTTTGGTGAAGTCAAGATAGGAAACGCTGTCGTTGGTTTAACATCGAGATATGTACCATCTTGATGCATCCGAATAATCAAATCTGGTAATGCATTTAAAATCGCTCGATTCAGTACTTCACTTTCATGTAAAGCTGTTTCAATGCGTTTGCGTTCTGTAATATCAACTCCTACAGCAGCTACAATCCAGCAACCTTCAGTTTCATCCCAGCGTGAAGTTAAAATATCTGCAAGCCAACATTGCGAACCATCTTTACGCCGAAAGCGAAACTCAATTGTAATTGGCTGTTCTTGGCAGATAGCTGCAAACGCTTGTTCCATACTAGCTTGCAAGTCTTCTGGTGGAATTCGAGATGCCCACAATTGTGAAGTTAATTCCTCTGGAGTGTAGCCAACCATAGCTGTACAACCGGCAGAACAATAGTCAGTCTCAAAAGTTTGATCGGGGTAAAAGCGCAATCGAGCAATTGAGACTCCTGCCAAGTTGAGAATATCGTTGAGTTGGGCTTGAGATGCTTGCAGTTGTTGTTCGCGTTGCTTGCATTCGCTAATATCAAGGATGACTCCGTGCCAGCAGATATCGCCTCTGCGTTGTTCCGGCTGTGAACTTGTACGCAACCATTTGAGCTGACCAGAAGGTGTGATGCTACGCCACTCATAAGTAAAAGCTGTTTGTGTACTTTGAGTAACCTGTTTGAGATAGCCTGCGCGATCTTCTGGATGCATTTGCATTAGTATGATGCGGTTTGGTTGTGCCAAAAATTCTGCTGCACTAATTTCGTATACATTTTCAACCGCTGGATTAATATATTCAAAGTGCATCAAACCATCTGGTTTAATAACTGCCGAGTAGATGATTTCTGGTAGCGATTGAGCTAAATTTTGTAGGATTGGTTTTGGATGTTGCTCTCGCGGGCTGCGATTTTGAAATGTTGCCGCAGTGTTGAACTGTGCAATATGTCGAAAAGTATTAACGAGTTGTGCTACCGGCACTTTGTTGTTGAATGACCCAAACTGTCTTTGCGCGATCGCATCTGCTTGCACTACATACGGTGCTGGATTGATGAGCCAGTGCGTTGTGGCTA of Gloeocapsopsis sp. IPPAS B-1203 contains these proteins:
- a CDS encoding response regulator; amino-acid sequence: MTKHILIVDDDKDIGRIVQISLEKFAGWTTVTAGSGQEGLLKAQTELLDAILLDVSMPDMDGFEFFTQIQANAATRFVPIVLLTAKTLPGDRQRFAQMAVAGVITKPFNPMTFWTQVAEILGW
- a CDS encoding PAS domain S-box protein; translated protein: MKSFDSLHHVHQRLAKIPVGILLSLPFLVQLLGATGLVGYLIYRSEQQAIHNLGNKLVNEVGERIYQQLDNYLQTAQIVNHRNLAVIHNGLLDIQDFEQTGHYFWHQFATYNFNSIQFAKTDGSYIGVSYQDQIPVISEVPKPNHKQFIYSTNHQGFRTQVQQTIANPNVLQAAWYQDAVAAKQPIWTTVYPKNLSHPKAIASTPVYDSEGSLTGVLSIDLNLKQINQFLQQSEIERGRAIILETSGLVIADSELTEIMTQGEQSHIATTEPLIQSITTHLKRFGNLNQLQEYSTQLAIAEQLTYIHVLPYQNAYGLDWLIIVAVPELELMQNVRVNQRHTLLLCAIIILLVAAIAIATTHWLINPAPYVVQADAIAQRQFGSFNNKVPVAQLVNTFRHIAQFNTAATFQNRSPREQHPKPILQNLAQSLPEIIYSAVIKPDGLMHFEYINPAVENVYEISAAEFLAQPNRIILMQMHPEDRAGYLKQVTQSTQTAFTYEWRSITPSGQLKWLRTSSQPEQRRGDICWHGVILDISECKQREQQLQASQAQLNDILNLAGVSIARLRFYPDQTFETDYCSAGCTAMVGYTPEELTSQLWASRIPPEDLQASMEQAFAAICQEQPITIEFRFRRKDGSQCWLADILTSRWDETEGCWIVAAVGVDITERKRIETALHESEVLNRAILNALPDLIIRMHQDGTYLDVKPTTAFPILTSPKLIGTNIRDLLPPDIARQRLAAAAAALSTKQMQVYEFPLVVNGQSLWQEGRVMPLTTDEVLVVIRDLTERNQAQQALQASEQRFRQAFDDAPIGMALVSPTGHFLKVNRTLCEIVGYTDEELLALTSDDITHPDDRQADSDYRQQLLTDQIRCYEMEKRYVRKQGDVVQTLLSVSLVKAAQQPLYFITQILDISDRHEITRMKDEFIAIVSHELRTPLTAIRGSLGILAAGVLDDEPLQVKEVLQIAVNNSDRLVRLLDDLLNLKRLESGIVPLTIETHIVADLVAQAIACTATIAQEANIKISTIFPTIQIQVAGDAIVQTLTNLLSNAIKFSPAGSTVWLSAELQESKPVPYIHFKVEDRGRGIPIDKLESIFQPFQQVDISDAQQKRGIGLGLAICKRIVEQHGGQIWVNSELGKGSTFYFTLPIAQQDV